Genomic window (Streptomyces clavuligerus):
AGCCCGCTGACACTGCCCGAAGGACCCGTCACCGGACTGAAGCCGACCCATCAGTGCTGACACGAAAGGAGTTATCCGGTGCGTGACATCGACACCGCGCTGACCGCCGCCCGCGCCGCCCTCTCGGGCGACAGCGGCGAAAGCCCTCTCACCCTCCCCGACGACATTCTCGAATGGAAGGGAAATCCCGGTGGCAGTTGCTGAGCGCGAAGCCCTCTCCCTGTATGACGTCGAACCCGTTCTGACCGACGCGCTCTCCGCCCTCTTGGGCGAGGCCGCCGAAAGCCCCCTCGCTGTTCCGGAGGGCGCCGAGGTCCTGGACCTGCGGCAGGAAGTCAGCCCACCTGGCTGCTGACACAGCAGTGGGCACACAGCGCGCGCCCCGTCCGGCACCGTCTCCCGCGATCGAAGGAGACAGGTACTGGGCGGGGCGCGCTGTCGTGCCGTACGCCATGGACACCCGGTGCGGCCCGGTGCGCCCGCGCCGACGGTCGGTCAGGTGTCGTCCCCGGGGCCGGACGGCAGCATCCCCGACGCACGGGCGATGCCCTCCACCTCCCGCCGGTCCTCGCCGCGCCTGCGCTCCTGCGCGTCGATCCGGTCGCGCAGCGCGCGCAGCCGCTCCGCGTCCGCCGCCACCTCGGGCGGCACCAGCGACATCGCCCCCTTGGCGTGCTCGCCGTCACCGAGCTGGACGACGACATGCCCGGCACGGCCCTCCGGCCCTGACCCCCCGCTGAGCAGTCCCATGAGATGCAGCAGCTCCTGCTGGACCTCCGGGGTGAACAGCTCCTTCTCCTCGTCGTCCATCGTCAGCTCCGCGGCACCGCCGCCGTGCGTGACCCACAGCCGGATGATCTCCATGAGCAGTCCGAACTGGGCGCTGGGCAGCCGGGCCCGCAGCGCTTCCACATACAGCCGGTAGCGCAGCCGTATGACTTCCTGCCCACCGCGTTCGCCCTGACCGCCTCGCTCGGGCTGCCCCCCGCCTCGCTCGGCCTGCCCGCCTCGCTCGGGCTGCTCGTCCGGGTCCGCCATGACGGTTCCTCCCCTCCGACGCGCTCCGACGGTACAGCAGGCCGTACGCCACGGATATGGCTTCAACGGCATCGGTCCACGGCGTCCAGCCAGGGGGAATCGCTTCTTCCCCACCCCCAACAGACGCACAGGAATTCCCCATACGCATGCCCGATATAAGACACCCTGCCGACCGTTCGGGGACGCCCCCGCCGCCGAGCCCCCGGAAAAACGATCGCGCGGGGCGAACCGGGGTTGGCAGGCTGCCCCCATGGAATCGAAGCACACAGAAGTACTGCTCATCGGGGGCCGCGCCGGAGTCGGGAAGACGACGGTGGGGTGGGAGGTGTCGGCGCTGCTGCGGGCGGGCAATGTGGCGCACGCCGTGATCGACGGTGACTTCATGGGGCAGGTCCATCCGGCTCCGGAGGGAGATCCGCACCGGGCGGAGATCACCGAGTGCAATCTGACCGCGGTGTGGGCGAACTTCGCCCGGCGCGGCTGTCGGCGGCTGATCTATACGAACACCGTGAGCGTGCTGCCCGAGGCGACGGGGATGTTCCGGCGGGCCATGGGAGCGGAGACGCGCATCGTCAGGGTGCTGCTCACCGCCTCGGACGCGACCACCCGCGACCGGCTCGAACGCCGGGAGACCGGGTCCGGGCTGGCGGAGGAGATCGACAACAGCATCCGCAAAGCGCGGCTCCTGGACGAACAGGTCTCCCCCGGGACCACGCGGGTGGTGACGGACGGGCGCGCGGTCGGGGAGATCGCGCGCGAGGTGGTGGCCACGACCGGCTGGATGCGGTGACGGTCCGGACGGGCCGTCACCGCATCGCCTGAGCGGATACCGGCCGCCGTCCGGCCTTGTCCCCGCCGCCCGGCTCAGATACGGCCCGCCACGCTGTCGAAGAAGCGGACGACACCGGGCAGCGCCAGGCAGAGCCGGGGAAAGCCGGCAAAGCCCGGGAACTCAGCCGCCCAGCAGCTCCATGATGAGCCGCACCGTCTCCAGGACCGGCACACCGAGCATCCCGGCCGTCGCCGCGACCCCGGTGATGGCCATCAGGGCACGGTGGCGCTCCTGGGGCTCGATCGCGGGGTCCGCCGTCAGGGCCGGAAGGGCCTCGTCGATCGAGTGGGCGGACAGCGGCGGAACGTTGGCGCGCAGCTCCCGCAACAGCGTCAGCAACTCCCGTATCGCCTCCTCCAGCGCGGGCGACGCGGCCTGGGTGCCGACCGGGCCCGACTGGTGGTTGACCATGCCCGTGTTGTTCTCGCCGCCGTGCATGTTGACGGTGTTGCCGAAGTAGTAGTTGCTCCCACTGCTCATGAGTTCGCCATCCCCACGTTGTTGCTGCCGCCGTACATGTTCACGTTGTCACCGAAGTAGTAGTTGCTGGGACTGCTGATCACCAGCCGCTCCACCCGCACCTGGAACTCCGCCTGCGGGTTCTCGATGGCGTCGGATATGAGGTGGACGAGCTGCCGGAGCTGCCCGTGGTCCCTCCCGGAGACCACGGCGGTCGAGGCACCGGCGGTCTCGACGCCGAGGACGAAGTGGGGCTGCGCGGTCAGCACCGCGATCATGTCCACGAGGGCGTAGATCATGAAGGCCCCGGAGGCCAGCCACATCAGCCCGAGCAGGGTGGCGGGGGTTTCCTCCCCCTGGGCCAGCGCCGCGATGGTCCCGCCGAGGAGGGTGAGCGCCGCGGTCACCGCGAGGGTGATCCCCACCCTCCGGAAAAAGCGCAGGACCGCCTCCTTGCGCCGGGGGTTGAGGGTGTAGGTGTAGACACGCGCGATGTTGTGGAGCGGGTAGGCGGCGCCGCCGATCCAGAGCAGCCGTTTGCTGACCCGGATGTCGATCGACTCCGTCAGCCCGGTGGGAAGGCTCCCTGTCGACATCGACGCCTGGGTGGCGGCGGGAGGTGGGGCCGTGGGAGCGGGTGGGGTGTTCCACGGTCGCTGTGGCGGCAGTGGTGGCTGAGCGGGCTCTGCCGGTTGCATCGTTCCCCCAGAGGTGCGGTGCCGCTGTCGGTCGAGGAGCTGAGAGGTCAGAACCTCGGAGCCATGCTCCTCCCGGCGCGGGCACCGGCGCAAAGAATATGTCCGCAACAGGATTGGGCACCCGCCCGGATAAGACCATGTGTTCACGGATAATCACCGAGAATGTTGCGGTGCGGTGACCTGTGGCGGCGCCTGCCCCGCCTCCGCCCTCCGTGCTCCGTCGGCCCGCCCCGCGCCGCGCGCCCGCCGTGCCCGGTCAGCCGCGCTCGCGCAGATATCCCTCCAGTTCGGCGGCCCCCGCCAGCAGCGCCCGTCCACGGGCGCGGAGCCGGGCGTGCCAGTCGCCCAGAGCGGCTTCCAGCGGGGCGAGGCCGCCGGCGGTGCGGACCTCGGTGATCAGCGGGGCGATCCGTTCCAGCGGATGGCCGCCGCGCCGGAGTTGACGGGTGAGACGGGCGTCCCGTACGGCGGACTCGTCGTAGACGCGGTAGCCGGTGCGGGGGTCGCGGCGCGGGCGGACGAGCCCGGCACGTTCCCAGGCGCGCAGCGTCGCGGGGCGGATGCCGAGGCCGCGCGCCAGGGGGCCGATGAACGTGCCGCCGGGGCCCGTCACCGTATCGGCGCCGGAGTCGGAGCACTCGGCGGAACCGGAGCACTCAGTGGGGCCGAAGGGTTCGTTGGAATCAGAAGGCTCGATGGGATCGGAGAGATCAGAGAGATCGGAGAGATCGGAGTGCCCGATGGGCTCCAGCTCGCGGAGGGCCTGTTCCACCGCCTGGAGGGTGCGGCGGTCGTCGAGGAGTTGGACGTGGCTCCCGTCGATGAGCCGGAACGCCTCGTCCACCGTGCCCTCGTGCACGGCCCGCATGATCGACGCCGCCGTCCGATGGCCGTGGGCCGGTACCAGGGCGAGGAACGCGCGCAGGGCCCGCGCGTGCAGCGGGGCGTAGACCCGGTAGCCGTGAGCGGTGCGCCCGGCGGGCGGAAGGATGCCCTCCTCCTCGTAGTTCCGGACCGCCTGCGTCGACAGACCGTGCTCACGAGCGAGGTCGACCGGCCGGAGCCTCCGTTCACCGCTTTGAAGGTTTTTCCCCATGAACCCTGCCAGCAACCAGGACTATCGTGGAAAAGTCTCCACCGTTTCTTCAACGATACCGTTGAATGCATGGTCACCGACGTCACCGACATCAAGGACACCGCCCACGCCTTCGGGGCCGCCGCCGTCAGAAGACTGCTCCCGGCCCGGCCCCGGGTGCTCGCCCTCGGTGAGCCCACCCATGGCGAGGACACCCTCCTCGAACTCCGCAACGCGCTCTTCCGGCAGCTCGTCGAGGAGGACGGCTATCGGACCATCGCGATCGAGAGCGACTGTCTGATGGGGCTGGTCGTGGACGAGTACGTCGTCTCGGGCCGCGGCTCGCTCGACGCGGTCATGGAACGCGGCTTCAGCCACGGGTTCGGCGCGTCCGCGGCAAACCGTGAGCTGGTGCGCTGGATGCGCGCCCACAACGAGGGCCGTCCCGTCTCCGAACGCGTGCGCTTCGCCGGGTGCGACGGCCCGCTGGAGATCACCGGCGCCGCGAGCCCCCGGCAGGCCCTCACCGCGCTCCACCGCCGGGTCGCGGAACGGGTGGACGCGGAGCTGCTCCCCTGCACGGCGGACAGGCTCGACCGGCTGCTCGGCGCCGACGCCGCGTGGACCGAGGCCGCCGCGATGATGGACCCGGCCCGTTCCGTGGGACGGTCGCCCGAGGCCAGGGAGTTGCGGCTGCTCGCCGACGACCTCGTCGCTCTGCTCGACGAGCAGCCGCCGTACCCGGGCACCGCGGACGCGCGGGGCGTGCAGGGCACCTGGGATGTACAGGACTCGTGGGAGGCAAGGGAGGCGTGGGACCGGACGCGTCTGTACGCGCGCACCGCCGTCGGCCTGCTGCGCTATCACTCCTCGATGGCCGACCCCTCGCCGGGCCGGATGCGGCGGCTGATGGGTCTGCGGGCCCGGACGCTGGCGGACAACCTGCTCGCCCTCGCCGAACGGGGCCCGGTGCTGGCCTTCGCCCACCATCTCCATCTCCAGCGGGGCCCGAGCCGGATGCAGCTGGGCGGGCTGCCGCTGGAGTGGTGGAGCACCGGCGCTCTGATGGATGCCCGGCTGGGGACGGAGTACGGCTTTCTCGCCACGGTCCTCGGCACGCTCCGGCACCGGGGGGTGGACGTCCCGTCGCCGGACACACTCGAAGGGCTGCTGTACACCCTGCCGGAGGACGGCCTCCCGGAGGGCGCCTTCTTCGGGGGCCGCTGCGTCGTCGACGCCCCCGC
Coding sequences:
- a CDS encoding DUF6232 family protein — translated: MSTGSLPTGLTESIDIRVSKRLLWIGGAAYPLHNIARVYTYTLNPRRKEAVLRFFRRVGITLAVTAALTLLGGTIAALAQGEETPATLLGLMWLASGAFMIYALVDMIAVLTAQPHFVLGVETAGASTAVVSGRDHGQLRQLVHLISDAIENPQAEFQVRVERLVISSPSNYYFGDNVNMYGGSNNVGMANS
- a CDS encoding TioE family transcriptional regulator; this translates as MGKNLQSGERRLRPVDLAREHGLSTQAVRNYEEEGILPPAGRTAHGYRVYAPLHARALRAFLALVPAHGHRTAASIMRAVHEGTVDEAFRLIDGSHVQLLDDRRTLQAVEQALRELEPIGHSDLSDLSDLSDPIEPSDSNEPFGPTECSGSAECSDSGADTVTGPGGTFIGPLARGLGIRPATLRAWERAGLVRPRRDPRTGYRVYDESAVRDARLTRQLRRGGHPLERIAPLITEVRTAGGLAPLEAALGDWHARLRARGRALLAGAAELEGYLRERG
- a CDS encoding erythromycin esterase family protein translates to MVTDVTDIKDTAHAFGAAAVRRLLPARPRVLALGEPTHGEDTLLELRNALFRQLVEEDGYRTIAIESDCLMGLVVDEYVVSGRGSLDAVMERGFSHGFGASAANRELVRWMRAHNEGRPVSERVRFAGCDGPLEITGAASPRQALTALHRRVAERVDAELLPCTADRLDRLLGADAAWTEAAAMMDPARSVGRSPEARELRLLADDLVALLDEQPPYPGTADARGVQGTWDVQDSWEAREAWDRTRLYARTAVGLLRYHSSMADPSPGRMRRLMGLRARTLADNLLALAERGPVLAFAHHLHLQRGPSRMQLGGLPLEWWSTGALMDARLGTEYGFLATVLGTLRHRGVDVPSPDTLEGLLYTLPEDGLPEGAFFGGRCVVDAPALADALGDTSLTPRVSPYHGYIPLDPARLARHDGLVFIKDVPKNPQPEGGEGDLV